GGGCGGATAAGGCTTCGGACGAAGAGGCACAATTTGCTGGCGTAGTTACAATCGACGATTACCTGGGGAGAGCCGCTGAGGCGCACACGAAGGCACGGATAGCGTGGCGTGACAAGCATTACGACGAGGCATGGGGTAACTTGATTACCCAGAAGCAGCTTTACCTTCAGCACGCAATTCGCGAAAAATTCTCTGCCCACGAACTGCTAGCGCTGGACGCTAGCGTGGACGTGCATATGGCAAATGTCCTGCGAATGGAGGGCAGGCACAGACAGGCTTTTCTGCACATCATGTACGCGATGATGGCTGGCAGAACGTCGTTTGACATCGGCGCAGCGGAGCGAGTAGCGGTTTACTACCGACGGGCCAAGCTAACCAAAACAAGCCTTTCCGACGTACTCGACTATGCTCGTGCTCATTGCGGGCGGGTAGAGTTCACTGAAATCCGCGAGCAAACTGCGTGGTGGTTTAGTAAGGAGGAGTGAGTACCTGGACCCTGCTGTGCTATGTTGCTGTGTTCCCACGCATCTTCACGCCGATCTCAATGATTTTGGCTGATGCTGGGATCACTTGATCGACGAGACGGGGGGTATCTTGGGCTCATTTTCACTGTGGCATTGGGTTATCGTTATTGTCGTACTGGCCGTAACGCTCCCGCTATATTTTTTGCCGAGCATAATTGCGGTTGCCCGGCGCACAAAACAGCGCGCTGGCATATGCGTTCTAAATTTGTTAATGGGATGGAGTGGCATTGGATGGATCGCAGCATTCATCTGGGCCTTCGTCGATCAGAAAGATCATAACGCGCCTTGATATTCAATTGAGGTCAATTTAGTTTCAAGCACAACCCGCCATTTGGCGGGTTTTTTCATTTGGGGCTCCCATGGCTACGGAAATCGCAACACTCGCCATCAACGTGCAGGCAAATAGCGTTTCTGCGGCGGAACGTGAGCTAGAGGAGTTCAACCGCACCGCGGCAAAGACCGAGAAGGCCACTGGAGGTGTGGAAAAGGCGTTCCGACGTGTTGGCGCTGCCGCAGCTGCATATGTCACCCTGCAATCTGCAGCTTCAATAATTAAAATGGCTGATGCATTTCAGTTGCTGCAAACCAGGGTTTCGATCGCTGCTGGAGATATGGAAAAAGGTGGGCAGGCGTTTAATAATATCCTGTCTATAGCGCAGCGAAGTAGAACTGGCATTGAAGAGACAGCAACTGTTTTCAACAGGCTAAATCAAGCAATCCTGCAAATGGGTGGCACTCAGTCGAATACGCTTGAGATAACTGAATTGCTTGGAAAGGCGATAAAGGTATCAGGAGCTAATGCGCAAGAGTCTGAGTCCGCCATGCTCCAGTTTGGCCAGGCGCTGGCCTCCGGTGCCTTGCAGGGCGACGAATTGCGATCCCTGCTTGAACAGGCTCCTTACTTAATGCAGAAGCTTGCCGATTCGCTCGGAGTTCCGGTCGGGAAGCTTAAAGAACTTGGAGCACAAGGCAAACTAACTGCTGATGTCATCGTGAATGCTTTAAGCGGCGCGGCGTCCGCCATTGAAGAGGACTTTGCAGACCTTCCA
This region of Chitinolyticbacter meiyuanensis genomic DNA includes:
- a CDS encoding superinfection immunity protein; translated protein: MPSIIAVARRTKQRAGICVLNLLMGWSGIGWIAAFIWAFVDQKDHNAP